From the Pseudomonas monsensis genome, the window TGGCGGATGATCTGGCGCGGCAGATGGGTGGGTTCAAGCTGAGTTGAGTGCTGAGCCTGAAAAGCCCCTCACCCTAGCCCTCTCCCGGAGGGAGAGGGGACTGAATGCGGGATACTTGAGAAATACGCCGACCTGAAAGGGCTACACCGAATCCATAATCGACTGGATTTTTCAGGTCGACGTATAGCGCCAGACACCTCGGTCGGCCCTATCTCCCTGCGGGAGAGGGGACTGAATGCGGATACTTGAGAAATACGCCGACCTGAAAGGGCTACACCGAATCCATAATCGACTGGATTTTTCATGTCGACGTATAGCGCCAGACACCTCGGTCGGCCCCCTCTCCCTCCGGGAGAGGGCTGGGGTGAGGGTTGGCTTTCAGAACCACGCATCCTGCATCGCCAGACACGTCTCATCCCGCGCCTCCAGCAACGTCAGTTCATGGTGGCAACCCGGCACTTCCCACGTCAGGAAATACCGCGCCGCCTGCAACTTGCCCTTATAGAAGTCGGCATCCGTTGCATTGCCCTTGGCCAGGCCTTCCTCGGCGCGAATCGCCTGCTCCAGCCAGCGCCAGCCGATCACCGTATGCCCGAACACCTTCAGGTACAGCGCCGAATTGGCCAGGCTGCTGTTGACCTTGCCTTGCGCCAGATCAGTCAGCAAACCGATGGTCACCCCTTGCAGGCGCGCGACCAGTTTCTCCAGCGGCTCACGCAATGCGGTTAACGATTCGTACGCAGTGGCGCGCTCGGAAGTGTCGGCGATCAACCGGATCAATTGCTTGAGCCCCGCGCCACCGTTCTGCGCCAGTTTGCGCCCGAGCAAGTCCAGCGACTGAATACCGTGAGTGCCTTCGTGAATCGGGTTCAAGCGGTTGTCGCGGTAATACTGCTCCACCGGGTATTCACGGGTGTAGCCGTGGCCGCCGAGAATCTGGATCGCCAGTTCGTTGGCCTTGAGGCAGAACTCCGACGGCCAGGATTTGACGATTGGCGTCAGCAGGTCCAGCAGCTCATGGGCCTGTTGGCGCTCGGCTTCGCTTTCCAGTGTGGTGGTGTCATCGAACAGCCGCGCCGCGTACAGACCGAGGTCAAAGGCGCCTTCGACGTAGGATTTCTGTGTCAGCAGCATGCGTCTGACATCCGCATGCTGAATGATCGCCACTGGCGCGGTGGTCGGGTCCTTGCTGTCCGGCACCCGGCCTTGCGGGCGCTCGCGGGCGTACTCCAGCGAGTACAGGTAACCGGCGTAACCGAGCATCACTGCGCCCATGCCGACGCCAATCCGCGCTTCGTTCATCATCTGGAACATGTAGCTCAAACCGTGATGCGCTTTGCCCACCAGATAACCGACACACTCACCGTTATCGCCGAAGTTCAGCGCGGTCGAAGTGGTGCCGCGCCAACCCATCTTGTGAAACAGCCCGGCCAGCAGCACGTCATTACGCTGACCGAGGCTGCCGTCATCGTTGACCAGAAACTTCGGCACGATGAACAGCGAAATGCCTTTAACGCCCGCAGGTGCGTCCGGCAATTTCGCCAGCACCATGTGCACGATGTTCTCCGACAGCGGGTGATCGCCGCCGGAAATGAAGATCTTGTTGCCCTTGAGGCGATAAGTGCCGTCGGACGCCGGCTCGGCGCGGGTACGAATATCCGACAGCGATGAGCCTGCGTGGGGTTCGGTCAGCGCCATAGTGCCGAAGAAGCGGCCGTCGATCATCGGTTGCAGAAAGCGCTGTTTCTGCTCGTCGGTGCCGAAGCTTTCGATCAGATTGGCAGCGCCCATGGTCAGGAACGGATACGACGTCGACGCGGCGTTGGCCGACTGGAAATGCGCGAAGCAGGCTTGGGAAAGCAGCGTAGGTAACTGCATGCCGCCGGCGTCGAAGCTGCGTGCGGCGTTGAGGAAACCGGCTTCGAGGAAGGCATCCACCGCCGGTTTGACCTCCGGAATCAGAATCGCCTGGCCGTTCTCGTAGCGCGGCTCGTTTTCGTCGCCCTTGCGGTTGTGCGGTGCGAAAAATTTCTCGGCGATGCTGCGCGCGGTGCCGATGGCGGCGTCGAAGGTCTCGCGGTTGTGCTCGGCAAACCGCTCACGCCGGGTCAGGCCCTCGGCATCAAGGACTTCATACAGCTCGAAAGCCAGATTGCGGGAACTGAGCAGCGTCTCGGACATGGCGGCCTACCTGAAATTTGGGTTTGGGCCGAGTCTAGGCGTGCTGATAGAGGCTGAACAGGATGATTGATGGGCGTGATGTTGGAGCCGCGCGCCGACTTAACAAACACCACAAAACACTGTGGGAGCGAGCTTGCTCGCGAAGAGGCCGGCACATTCAACGTTCATGTTGACTGGCAAACCGCTTTCGCGAGCAAGCTCGCTCCCACAGGGACTGTTGCTATGCCGGACACCCATGCAGGTGCCCGGTTTATCGGGTGTTAACCGATAGTCATCAAGCTCGCGTTACCACCCGCCGCAGCGGTGTTAACACTCAACGCACGCTCGATCACCAGACGCTCCAGGGCAATATTGGTCTCGCCCTGGGACAAGCCCTGAACCCCAACAATCGCGCCGGCACGCTTGGCAATCTGCTGGCAAACGCCGCGCAACTGGTCGGAATGGCCATGATGCAGAACGGCATCAAACACCACCTCGTCCTTGTTCCAGTCGGAAACCAGCTTGATCCGCGCCTGAACATCCTTCGGCAGGCGTGCGAACAAGGCCTTGCTGATGTCGGACTCCGGCCATACCGCCGAACCGCCTACGGCCAATACCGCAGCCAGTTGCGTCAGCAGATCACCTTCAACTTCGGTCAGGCACAACACGTGCTCGCGCGGCAGGATCGCGTAGCTGTTCTTCTCGCCAGTCGGGCCGGCCAATACGCGGGTGATGCCGCTCTGCGATTGCGCAGCGTACTGCACGCACAGGGTGCTCAAGTCAGCGAACTTGTTGCTGTCGGCCCAGGCTTTCAAGGCATTCAGCGGTTTGCTCATGGCGTCGCGCAAACGAACGTCCGGAGCGATAACGGCATCACCGCGAGCGAAGGATTGTTCGATCGCGTCGGCAGGACGCGTCGACAGCAGGCGGTACAGGTACAGCGGGCCACCGGCTTTCGGGCCAGTACCCGACAGGCCTTCGCCGCCGAACGGCTGCACGCCGACCACGGCACCGACGATGTTGCGGTTGACGTAGACGTTACCGGCGTTGACGTTGTCGATCACCTTGGCGATGGTCTCGTCGATGCGCGTGTGCACGCCCAGCGTCAGGCCATAACCGGAAGCGTTGATCTGGCCGATCAGTTGATCGATCTCTTTACGCTTGTAGCGCACCACGTGCAG encodes:
- a CDS encoding acyl-CoA dehydrogenase, encoding MSETLLSSRNLAFELYEVLDAEGLTRRERFAEHNRETFDAAIGTARSIAEKFFAPHNRKGDENEPRYENGQAILIPEVKPAVDAFLEAGFLNAARSFDAGGMQLPTLLSQACFAHFQSANAASTSYPFLTMGAANLIESFGTDEQKQRFLQPMIDGRFFGTMALTEPHAGSSLSDIRTRAEPASDGTYRLKGNKIFISGGDHPLSENIVHMVLAKLPDAPAGVKGISLFIVPKFLVNDDGSLGQRNDVLLAGLFHKMGWRGTTSTALNFGDNGECVGYLVGKAHHGLSYMFQMMNEARIGVGMGAVMLGYAGYLYSLEYARERPQGRVPDSKDPTTAPVAIIQHADVRRMLLTQKSYVEGAFDLGLYAARLFDDTTTLESEAERQQAHELLDLLTPIVKSWPSEFCLKANELAIQILGGHGYTREYPVEQYYRDNRLNPIHEGTHGIQSLDLLGRKLAQNGGAGLKQLIRLIADTSERATAYESLTALREPLEKLVARLQGVTIGLLTDLAQGKVNSSLANSALYLKVFGHTVIGWRWLEQAIRAEEGLAKGNATDADFYKGKLQAARYFLTWEVPGCHHELTLLEARDETCLAMQDAWF